In a genomic window of Staphylococcus taiwanensis:
- the phnE gene encoding phosphonate ABC transporter, permease protein PhnE, producing the protein MTQSQYNLEHRYPVKTKQHKQKIIKNWVITIVVLAIIVWGFAGMPALELKSKSIEILKSIFNGLFHPDWGYVYIPAGEDLLRGLLETFAIAVIGTFIAAIICIPFAFLGARNLIKVRPVTGVTKFILSVIRVFPEIVMALIFIKAVGPGSFSGVLALGIHSVGMLGKLFVEDIERLDFTSVEALKASGANKTKTLIFAVIPQILPSFLSLVLYRFELNLRSASILGLIGAGGIGTPLIFALQTRSWDRVGIILIGLVIMVAIVDLISGAIRKRIV; encoded by the coding sequence ATGACACAATCACAGTACAATTTAGAACATAGGTATCCAGTAAAAACGAAACAGCATAAACAAAAAATAATTAAAAATTGGGTTATCACAATAGTTGTTTTAGCAATTATTGTGTGGGGATTTGCGGGAATGCCCGCATTGGAATTAAAATCAAAATCTATTGAAATATTAAAATCAATTTTTAACGGACTTTTCCATCCAGATTGGGGTTATGTTTATATTCCAGCTGGTGAAGATTTATTACGTGGATTACTTGAAACATTTGCAATCGCGGTGATAGGTACATTTATTGCTGCTATTATTTGTATTCCATTTGCCTTTTTAGGTGCACGAAATTTAATCAAAGTACGCCCAGTAACAGGTGTTACAAAATTTATCCTTAGTGTCATCCGTGTGTTTCCAGAGATTGTCATGGCTTTAATCTTCATTAAGGCGGTTGGTCCTGGATCATTTTCAGGTGTATTAGCATTAGGTATTCATTCAGTCGGTATGCTTGGAAAATTATTCGTCGAAGATATTGAAAGATTAGATTTTACTTCAGTAGAAGCTTTAAAAGCGAGTGGTGCGAATAAGACGAAGACACTTATCTTTGCAGTCATACCACAAATATTACCATCATTTCTATCACTCGTATTATATCGTTTCGAGTTAAATTTACGTTCAGCCTCGATTTTAGGATTGATTGGTGCTGGCGGTATCGGTACACCTTTAATTTTTGCACTTCAAACACGTTCTTGGGACCGTGTAGGAATTATTTTAATTGGTTTAGTGATTATGGTAGCCATTGTTGATTTAATTTCAGGTGCTATACGTAAACGAATTGTATAG
- a CDS encoding GNAT family N-acetyltransferase, with translation MKFRKVNKEDYSTIVELENQGFTPDEAATPQAIEERINIIPDTFIIAEKDGQIAGYINGPVISKKYITDDLFETIKPNPDIGGYISILGLVVAKDYQRQGLAGQLLTQFENLAKQQSRHGVTLTCRQELVPLYEKYGYINEGESESQHAGLKWYNLVKEV, from the coding sequence ATGAAATTTCGTAAGGTAAATAAAGAGGATTATTCGACAATTGTTGAATTGGAGAATCAAGGGTTTACACCCGATGAAGCGGCTACACCTCAAGCCATTGAAGAACGTATTAATATCATTCCTGATACATTTATTATTGCTGAAAAAGACGGACAAATTGCGGGATATATCAATGGACCAGTCATTTCTAAAAAATATATCACTGATGACTTGTTTGAGACAATTAAACCTAATCCAGATATAGGAGGTTATATTTCTATATTAGGACTTGTGGTTGCTAAAGATTATCAAAGACAAGGCTTAGCTGGTCAACTTCTAACTCAATTTGAAAACCTTGCTAAACAACAGTCAAGACACGGTGTGACGCTCACATGTCGTCAAGAACTTGTTCCATTATATGAAAAATATGGTTATATCAATGAAGGCGAATCAGAGTCTCAACATGCCGGTCTCAAATGGTACAATTTAGTGAAAGAAGTATAG
- the secY2 gene encoding accessory Sec system protein translocase subunit SecY2: MFKEQEVKTLYKRILFTCFILIIYIFGSNISIVSSKGVYDNKDTFFKLAVSNVGGDLHTLNIFSLGLGPWLTSLVIIMLLNYRNLDQATKQTRSEKHYKERIITIVFAIFQSYFVIHTYINNNFIKDTNIILLMLILVTGTMLLVWLADQNFTYGIAGPMPIVLTSLIKSLFSNQHFVKLDVNIILLIFVIVTLAIALLFLLFIELSEYRLNYKDIMNNSTHKTPTYLAWKLNPAGSISIMISLSVYVLLNNLINLIMSMFGVNGNLEFLSFANPIGITVYVVLQIILSYLLSRFLINTKKKSKEFLKNGNYFDAVRPGYDTEHYLNSKARRVCWTGAILVSLILAVPLYSTLLVPHLSTEIYFSMQLIILVYISINIGETIRTYLYFDRYKQILNKYW; the protein is encoded by the coding sequence ATGTTTAAGGAGCAAGAAGTTAAGACTTTATACAAACGGATTTTATTTACATGTTTTATATTAATTATCTACATTTTCGGAAGTAATATTTCAATTGTAAGTTCGAAAGGTGTTTATGATAACAAGGATACATTTTTCAAGCTAGCAGTTTCAAATGTAGGTGGAGATCTTCATACGTTAAATATATTTTCATTAGGTCTTGGTCCATGGCTAACGTCACTTGTCATTATCATGTTACTGAATTATCGTAATTTAGACCAAGCAACGAAGCAAACGCGTTCTGAAAAGCATTATAAAGAGAGAATTATAACGATAGTGTTTGCTATTTTTCAAAGTTATTTTGTCATTCATACTTATATTAATAATAACTTTATTAAAGATACCAATATTATTTTACTCATGTTAATTCTTGTTACTGGAACAATGTTATTGGTTTGGTTAGCTGATCAAAATTTCACATACGGAATTGCTGGACCGATGCCTATTGTCTTAACAAGTTTGATTAAGTCGTTATTTAGTAATCAACACTTTGTCAAACTAGATGTAAACATCATATTGTTAATATTTGTAATTGTGACTTTAGCTATTGCGTTACTTTTCCTATTATTTATAGAGTTATCAGAATATCGATTGAATTATAAAGATATTATGAATAATTCAACGCATAAGACACCTACATACTTAGCATGGAAATTAAATCCTGCAGGCAGTATTTCGATTATGATTAGTTTGTCAGTTTATGTATTATTGAACAACTTAATTAATTTAATCATGTCGATGTTTGGTGTAAATGGGAATTTAGAATTTCTAAGTTTTGCTAATCCAATCGGCATCACAGTTTATGTTGTACTACAAATTATTTTGAGTTATTTATTATCACGTTTTTTAATCAATACAAAGAAAAAATCGAAAGAATTTCTTAAAAATGGAAATTATTTTGATGCTGTACGTCCGGGATATGATACAGAACATTATCTAAACAGTAAAGCACGAAGAGTATGTTGGACAGGTGCAATTTTAGTGTCATTAATTTTGGCTGTACCTTTATATTCGACATTACTCGTACCGCATCTGTCGACAGAAATTTACTTTTCAATGCAGTTAATCATTTTAGTGTACATTAGTATAAATATAGGTGAAACGATACGTACATATTTATACTTTGACCGTTACAAGCAAATCTTGAATAAATATTGGTAG
- the phnE gene encoding phosphonate ABC transporter, permease protein PhnE produces MDMATPTTHKYDQYLNKKMSLKTSFTILIIVALVVWSFLYTGFSFGDLMVGLPQISSFFGQMVPPDWGYLSTILKPMLDTIRMAIVGTFLGAIVSVPIALICASNIVKTKWITIPARFILNIVRTIPDLLLAAVFVAVFGIGQIPGVLALFILTICVIAKLLYESLETIDSGPMEAMTAAGANKVKWIMFGVVPQILSTFFSYVLFAFEINIRASAVLGLVGAGGIGLFYDSTLGLFQYPKTAMIILFTLVIVVIIDYVSTKVREQLA; encoded by the coding sequence ATTGATATGGCAACACCTACTACTCATAAATATGATCAGTATTTGAATAAAAAAATGTCGCTTAAAACAAGTTTCACAATACTTATTATTGTTGCTTTAGTTGTATGGAGTTTCTTATATACAGGGTTTAGCTTTGGAGATTTAATGGTTGGTTTACCTCAAATTAGTTCGTTCTTCGGACAAATGGTTCCACCAGATTGGGGCTATTTAAGTACAATTTTAAAACCCATGTTAGATACTATTCGAATGGCTATCGTTGGTACATTCTTAGGTGCGATTGTGTCTGTACCAATTGCGCTAATTTGTGCGAGTAATATTGTGAAGACGAAATGGATTACTATTCCTGCTCGATTTATTTTAAATATTGTGCGTACGATTCCTGATTTATTATTAGCTGCTGTATTCGTAGCTGTCTTTGGTATCGGCCAAATTCCAGGGGTGTTAGCACTTTTTATATTAACAATTTGTGTCATAGCTAAGTTATTATATGAATCTCTTGAAACGATTGATTCAGGGCCAATGGAAGCTATGACGGCAGCTGGTGCTAATAAAGTAAAGTGGATTATGTTTGGTGTTGTACCTCAAATACTTTCAACTTTCTTTTCATATGTACTATTTGCATTTGAAATTAATATCCGTGCATCCGCTGTATTAGGACTTGTAGGTGCCGGTGGTATTGGATTATTTTATGACTCGACGTTAGGGTTATTCCAATATCCTAAAACAGCGATGATTATCTTATTTACATTAGTCATTGTCGTTATCATTGATTATGTAAGTACGAAAGTGAGGGAACAACTCGCATGA
- a CDS encoding MarR family transcriptional regulator, which yields MADQLVSEWLAFTSKYNSVSKQLEHDLMSRHNLALKEFYVLMYLDCAENNQLPLKELQNKVGLSQSAMSRLATRMESKDCGVIRRQGYGDDRRGVYAALTDKGHHFYDEVKVTFEETLRNVFK from the coding sequence ATGGCAGATCAATTAGTAAGTGAATGGTTAGCGTTTACGTCAAAATATAATAGCGTTTCAAAACAACTTGAGCATGATTTGATGTCTCGCCATAATCTTGCGTTAAAAGAATTCTATGTCTTGATGTATTTAGATTGTGCTGAGAATAATCAGTTGCCATTAAAAGAATTACAAAACAAAGTGGGATTAAGTCAAAGTGCAATGTCACGTCTTGCGACTAGAATGGAATCAAAAGACTGTGGCGTCATACGTCGTCAAGGCTATGGGGACGATAGACGTGGTGTCTATGCAGCGCTTACAGACAAGGGTCATCACTTTTATGATGAAGTAAAAGTAACTTTTGAAGAAACGCTACGCAATGTTTTTAAATAA
- a CDS encoding SDR family oxidoreductase, which translates to MNVLVVGANGAVGRKVVAQLKDTEHKSVALVRKDEQVSELESVGADKVVVADLEGDISNAFDGVDAVIFAAGSGGSTGADKTLLVDLWGSKKVVDAASKNGVKKLVQLSATDSPDPDNESDVMRPYAVAKHMSDYYIEQSDLNYTIVRPGPLQDDEGTGKIDASFSIEGDPNGYTIPRDDVATTLINALDVAKLDKQVVYIQSGNTNVREALEQL; encoded by the coding sequence ATGAATGTATTAGTTGTAGGCGCAAACGGTGCTGTAGGACGTAAAGTAGTAGCGCAGTTGAAAGACACTGAACATAAATCCGTAGCTTTGGTACGTAAAGACGAACAAGTATCTGAATTAGAAAGTGTAGGCGCAGATAAAGTCGTAGTTGCTGACTTAGAAGGTGACATCTCTAATGCCTTTGATGGCGTTGATGCAGTTATCTTTGCAGCTGGATCTGGTGGTAGTACTGGCGCAGATAAAACACTTCTTGTGGACCTTTGGGGTTCTAAAAAAGTGGTCGATGCAGCAAGCAAAAATGGCGTGAAAAAATTAGTACAATTAAGTGCGACAGATAGTCCAGACCCAGATAACGAGTCCGATGTGATGAGACCATACGCTGTTGCTAAACATATGTCTGATTATTATATTGAACAATCAGACTTGAATTATACAATCGTACGTCCAGGACCATTACAAGATGATGAAGGTACTGGCAAAATCGATGCTTCTTTCTCAATTGAAGGAGATCCAAATGGCTACACAATCCCACGTGATGACGTTGCAACAACATTAATCAACGCATTAGACGTAGCGAAGTTAGATAAACAAGTGGTTTATATCCAATCAGGTAATACAAACGTAAGAGAAGCCTTAGAGCAATTGTAA
- the asp1 gene encoding accessory Sec system protein Asp1: MKQFIPAWYDSKNWWDSTVEPFFRKRKTTEFDDMVSLMSMHHKNNEVFNTIVLNYNPMLRLFLHRRELYEINYWALFDDIQGAAHLTPVAIDYRDLNWPEATEFIYTPFQVMAITDDNHFSKIIFSQEGYLLFIEDYENKTLQRKFIFDDRGFISSIETYTTYQEPKTRYYLDIEGRLIMTQNFMTQKVTIQSEFYSLFQKTEYDNMDALIHEKIQQYNVANLEDDDKIIIAVDQRHNGLLTHTFKPENICFSIFKQRNQQIDVTLLEGIGKANQCLVDTEDNETTVQQYITQYPKYQPFKMLRVTPFDAQMLPNISSQLYETHVGVWIDGLNNEELKNIMHYLSQYVEHHDTTLIHLLTRLNEPDIPQWLKDEVEQRNTALNKSKDTFSPEVQDILQTELEEDIETFKIVYVPFEEDLMKAMSQLRVIVDLNKEPDLYLQISSISAGVPQINMRETDYVDDKLNGLIIEDVQDLHTALNYFLLNLKNWNYSFAHSIKLSDEFSSEFIIQQLNSLIEGDTNAT; this comes from the coding sequence ATGAAACAGTTTATACCTGCATGGTATGATTCAAAAAATTGGTGGGATAGTACTGTTGAGCCATTTTTCAGGAAAAGAAAAACCACAGAATTTGACGACATGGTAAGTTTGATGTCGATGCATCATAAAAACAATGAAGTATTTAACACGATCGTATTAAACTATAATCCGATGTTACGATTATTTTTACATCGTCGTGAACTTTACGAAATAAATTATTGGGCGCTGTTTGATGATATACAAGGCGCAGCACATCTCACACCTGTAGCGATTGACTATAGAGATTTAAATTGGCCAGAAGCGACAGAATTTATTTATACACCATTCCAAGTAATGGCAATAACAGATGATAACCACTTTTCTAAAATCATATTTAGTCAGGAAGGTTATTTACTCTTTATCGAAGATTACGAAAATAAGACACTACAACGTAAGTTTATATTTGATGATAGGGGATTTATCTCTTCTATTGAAACCTATACTACTTATCAAGAACCTAAAACTAGATATTATTTAGATATAGAAGGTCGTCTGATAATGACTCAAAATTTCATGACACAAAAAGTAACGATACAGTCGGAATTTTATAGTCTTTTTCAAAAAACAGAATATGACAATATGGATGCGTTAATTCATGAAAAAATTCAACAATACAATGTTGCCAATTTAGAAGATGACGACAAAATAATTATTGCTGTGGATCAGCGACACAATGGTTTGTTAACGCACACATTTAAACCTGAAAATATTTGTTTCTCAATCTTCAAACAAAGAAATCAACAAATTGATGTTACGTTGTTAGAAGGTATAGGTAAAGCGAATCAATGTTTAGTTGATACTGAAGATAATGAAACGACAGTACAACAATATATCACGCAATATCCCAAGTATCAGCCATTCAAGATGTTACGTGTCACACCATTTGATGCACAAATGTTACCAAATATAAGTAGTCAATTATATGAAACGCATGTGGGTGTTTGGATAGATGGGCTTAATAATGAGGAATTAAAGAATATAATGCATTATCTAAGTCAATATGTAGAACACCACGATACTACCTTAATTCATTTGTTAACTCGACTGAATGAACCAGACATACCTCAATGGTTAAAAGATGAAGTAGAACAACGCAACACCGCATTAAATAAATCAAAAGATACATTCTCGCCAGAAGTGCAGGATATTTTACAAACTGAACTTGAAGAAGATATAGAGACATTTAAAATTGTCTATGTACCATTTGAAGAAGATTTAATGAAAGCAATGTCCCAACTACGGGTTATTGTAGATTTGAATAAAGAACCAGATTTATATTTACAAATTTCAAGTATTAGTGCTGGGGTTCCTCAAATTAATATGCGTGAAACGGATTATGTTGATGATAAATTAAATGGTTTAATTATTGAAGATGTTCAAGACCTACATACAGCTTTGAATTATTTCTTACTCAATTTAAAAAATTGGAACTATTCTTTTGCACATTCTATAAAATTGAGCGATGAATTTAGTTCGGAATTTATTATTCAACAGCTTAATAGCTTAATTGAAGGTGATACAAATGCCACGTAA